TCGATGTGAACACGATCCGGTGGACGATGTCACGCCGCCGCGGACTGGAGCCACGGCAACTGTCGGGCACCGAGCCACCGGATCAGCGTCGAGGAGGCGTACCCCAGTAGGCCGACCGCGACCATCCCGACGACGACGTTCGGGTACTCACCGGCGGTGAAGGCGTTCCAGATGAAGTAGCCGAGACCGGTGCTCGACAGCAGTTCCGCGGCAACCAGGCTGACCCACGCCAACCCCATCGCGTTGACGAGTCCCGTGTAGATCGAGGGGAGCGCACCGGGCAAAACGACGTGACGCAGGGTCTGTGACGAGGAGGCCCCGAGCGAGCTGGCCGCCTGTGAGAACTCCTCCTCGACGCCCTGAACCCCTTCGATCGTGTTGAGGAGGATCGGGAAGAAGGCGGCGAGGAAGATGATAAAGCGGACGATGTTCGCGGGGTTGATCAGGATGATCGTCAGCGCCGGGAACCACGCGATCGGCGGGATCGGGCGGAGCACTTCGAGCGACGGAAAGACGAGGTCCTCGACGACCGCGCTTCGCCCGATCAACAGCCCCAGCGGGATTGCGACCACCGCGGCGATCACGAAGGAGAGATACACTCGAAACGTGCTCAACAGGACCTCCTCCCAGAACGACGCTCCGGTCGCCGCGTCGACGAACGCCACCACTACCTCCGGTGGCGTGGGAAGACTCGGTACTGCGCCGACGATCATGGTCGCGACGATCCAGACCGCGAGCAGCGCCAGCAGCGACACCGACTGCTCGGCGCGCCGGACGTACTCCATCAGGCCCGTCCCTCCGCTTGCTCCATCGCGCGTTCGGCCTCGTCGTGGATGCTCTCGCTGGCGCGGCGCTGGAGTTCGTTGAAACGGTCGGTGGTGACCATGTCGGTGTCACGCGGCCGATCGAGATCCACGTCGATGACGTCCTTCACTTGCCCTGGGCGGGCGGTCATCACGACCACCCGATCCGCGAGCAGAATTGCCTCCTCCACGTCGTGGGTGATGAAGAGCACGGTTCTATCGTCGTCCTCCCAGACGTCGAGCAGCTTCTCCTGCATCAGCTCCTTGGTCATCGCGTCGAGCCCGCTGAACGGTTCGTCCATCAGCATGATGTCGGGGTCGTTCGCGAGCAGTCTGGCGAGCTCGGCGCGCTGTTGCATCCCGCCGGAGAGCTCGTGTGGATAGGAATCCTCGAACCCCTCCAACCCCATCTGATCGAACAGCCTGTCGATCCGGCTCTGGTCGACCGCGTCGCGCATCTGGGGACCGAACCGGACGTTCTCGGTGATCGTCTTCCAGGGGAACAGTCGGTTCT
The sequence above is a segment of the Halococcus salifodinae DSM 8989 genome. Coding sequences within it:
- a CDS encoding ABC transporter permease, whose translation is MEYVRRAEQSVSLLALLAVWIVATMIVGAVPSLPTPPEVVVAFVDAATGASFWEEVLLSTFRVYLSFVIAAVVAIPLGLLIGRSAVVEDLVFPSLEVLRPIPPIAWFPALTIILINPANIVRFIIFLAAFFPILLNTIEGVQGVEEEFSQAASSLGASSSQTLRHVVLPGALPSIYTGLVNAMGLAWVSLVAAELLSSTGLGYFIWNAFTAGEYPNVVVGMVAVGLLGYASSTLIRWLGARQLPWLQSAAA
- a CDS encoding ABC transporter ATP-binding protein gives rise to the protein MSERDPTNARTATDEQHTDATNDADATDKEFRSWTESSGTGTVNIKDMTKVYGTDSGELTAVDSMDLHIEAEEFVTVLGPSGCGKSTVMECIAGYLDPTEGEVLVNGDSVDGPDPTRGVVFQENRLFPWKTITENVRFGPQMRDAVDQSRIDRLFDQMGLEGFEDSYPHELSGGMQQRAELARLLANDPDIMLMDEPFSGLDAMTKELMQEKLLDVWEDDDRTVLFITHDVEEAILLADRVVVMTARPGQVKDVIDVDLDRPRDTDMVTTDRFNELQRRASESIHDEAERAMEQAEGRA